From a single Lactococcus carnosus genomic region:
- a CDS encoding transporter substrate-binding domain-containing protein encodes MNIWKKTFGLIIVAGIILSVTGCTTTEKKTTSNDEKNRSSVAAIKKRGEISIAVFGDLSPYGYLDATGKNQGYDIYLANQIGQDLGVKVNYVIVNAEERVDALKANKVDLVLANFTRTPEREKVIDFANPYMKVAIGVASLKDSVITKASQLKNKKVIVNKGTTAEAYFTKKQSDVTLEKYESKTQQFQALKDGRADAIADDNSYLYAWVKENPNFEVGIKELGDISTINPGVKKGNQSLLNWTNKELEKLGKAGFFEKAYNATLKDFFGSDITAKDIVLEGKLK; translated from the coding sequence ATGAATATTTGGAAAAAAACGTTTGGGCTCATAATAGTGGCTGGTATTATTTTATCAGTTACTGGATGCACAACGACAGAAAAAAAGACGACATCAAATGATGAAAAAAACAGATCTAGTGTGGCAGCGATTAAAAAACGTGGCGAAATTAGCATTGCTGTATTTGGTGATTTATCTCCGTATGGTTACTTGGATGCGACAGGGAAAAATCAAGGCTATGATATTTATCTTGCTAATCAAATCGGTCAGGATTTAGGTGTCAAGGTTAACTATGTGATTGTTAATGCCGAGGAACGTGTGGATGCATTAAAAGCTAATAAAGTAGATTTAGTATTAGCCAATTTCACTAGAACGCCAGAACGGGAAAAAGTAATCGATTTTGCTAATCCTTACATGAAAGTAGCTATTGGGGTCGCAAGTCTAAAAGATAGCGTAATCACGAAAGCATCCCAGTTAAAAAACAAAAAAGTTATCGTGAATAAAGGGACGACAGCAGAGGCCTATTTTACTAAAAAACAAAGTGATGTGACACTTGAAAAATATGAATCAAAAACGCAACAATTTCAAGCATTGAAAGATGGTCGTGCAGATGCAATAGCAGATGATAATAGTTATCTATATGCATGGGTTAAAGAGAACCCTAATTTTGAAGTTGGGATTAAAGAACTTGGTGATATTTCGACAATTAATCCAGGTGTTAAAAAAGGTAACCAGTCATTACTTAATTGGACAAATAAAGAACTTGAGAAACTTGGCAAAGCAGGTTTCTTTGAAAAAGCATATAACGCAACTCTAAAAGATTTTTTTGGGAGTGACATTACTGCCAAAGATATCGTACTTGAAGGAAAATTAAAATAA
- the rpoB gene encoding DNA-directed RNA polymerase subunit beta, protein MAGHDVVYGKHRTRRSFSRIKEVLDLPNLIEIQTDSYQRFLDQSLADVFKEMLPIDNFAGTKDLEFVGYEMKAPKYTIEEARAHDANYSAPLFVTFRLVDKESGELKTQEVFFGDFPIMTEMGTFIVNGAERIIVSQLVRSPGTYFHPKVDKNGVESYGHTTIPNRGAWFELDTDAKGIGYVRIDRTRKLPFTTILRALGFGSDDDIFEILGDSELTRATIEKDIHKFANDTRTEEALKDIYDRLRPGEPKTADSSRSLLTARFFDPRRYDFAPVGRYKVNKKLALKNRLLGFTLAEALVSSETGEILVDQDVELTRDVLDSIETELDNGLNTVTLYPSDDAVLTEPIEIQMVKVYSPKDPEKVVNVISNGQISPEVRHLTPADIIANVNYWLTLNDSVGRVDDIDHLGNRRIRSVGELLQNQVRIGLSRMERVIRERMSSADDENMTPQSLINIRPVTAAIKEFFGSSQLSQFMDQHNPLSELSHKRRLSALGPGGLTRDRAGYEVRDVHYTHYGRMCPIETPEGPNIGLINNLSSFGKINEYGFIMSPYRRIDRINGVVTSDIHYLTADEEDNYIVAQANSPLTDDNQFAGETVMARTRGNNIEVESDKVDFMDVSPKQVVAVATACIPFLENDDSNRALMGANMQRQAVPLIDPHAPYVGTGMEHQAAHDSGAAILSKHDGTVEFVDGAEIRIRRTTGELDKYTVTKYRRSNSGTSYNQRPLVAVGDKVAKDEIIGNGPSMEGGEMALGQNPLVAYMTWEGYNFEDAVIMSERLVKDDVYTSIAIEEYESETRDTKLGPEEITREIPNVGEESMRHLDEFGIIRIGAEVKEGDILVGKVTPKGETDPTPEERLLRAIFGEKAREVRDTSLRVPHGADGIVHDVKIFRRENGDELQTGVNILVRVFIVQKRKIHVGDKMAGRHGNKGVVSRILPVEDMPYLPDGTPVDIMLNPLGVPSRMNIGQVMELHLGMAARTLDLHIATPVFDGASDEDIWNTVKEAGMADDAKTVLYDGRTGEAFDNRVSVGVMYMIKLHHMVDDKLHARSVGPYSLVTQQPLGGKAQFGGQRFGEMEVWALEAYGAANILQEILTYKSDDVVGRTKAYEAIVKGEKIPAPGLPESFRVLVKELQSLGLDMQVLDADDNVLELRELDDDTDPHNAEKVEVTVDMLEAKEAAVAQAIEAEQTAIDIAK, encoded by the coding sequence TTGGCAGGACATGACGTAGTATACGGTAAACACCGTACTAGACGCAGCTTTTCGCGAATCAAAGAAGTACTTGATTTACCTAATTTGATCGAAATTCAAACAGACTCATATCAACGTTTCTTAGATCAGTCTTTGGCTGATGTATTTAAAGAAATGTTACCAATCGATAACTTTGCAGGCACTAAAGACCTGGAATTTGTCGGTTATGAGATGAAAGCACCAAAATACACTATTGAAGAAGCACGCGCGCACGATGCCAACTATTCTGCGCCTTTATTTGTGACTTTCCGACTTGTAGATAAAGAGTCTGGTGAGTTAAAAACGCAAGAAGTCTTCTTTGGTGATTTCCCAATCATGACAGAGATGGGAACCTTTATCGTAAACGGTGCAGAACGGATTATCGTTTCTCAATTAGTGCGTTCACCGGGTACTTATTTCCATCCAAAAGTTGATAAAAATGGCGTAGAATCTTATGGTCATACAACGATCCCTAACCGTGGCGCTTGGTTCGAATTGGACACTGATGCTAAAGGGATTGGCTATGTCAGAATTGACCGCACACGTAAATTACCATTTACAACGATTTTACGTGCCTTAGGTTTTGGTTCTGATGATGATATTTTTGAAATCCTTGGTGATAGCGAGTTAACACGCGCAACCATCGAAAAAGATATTCATAAATTTGCAAATGATACACGGACAGAAGAAGCCCTCAAAGACATCTATGACCGCCTTCGCCCTGGTGAGCCTAAAACTGCAGACAGCTCTCGTAGTCTTTTAACAGCGCGTTTCTTTGATCCACGTCGTTATGATTTTGCGCCAGTTGGTCGTTATAAAGTTAACAAAAAACTTGCCCTTAAAAACCGCCTACTCGGCTTCACTCTAGCTGAAGCACTTGTTAGTAGTGAAACTGGTGAAATCTTAGTTGATCAAGATGTTGAGTTGACACGTGATGTATTAGACTCGATTGAAACAGAACTTGACAATGGCCTAAACACTGTAACGCTTTATCCATCAGATGATGCTGTGTTAACAGAACCAATCGAGATTCAAATGGTTAAAGTTTACTCGCCTAAAGATCCAGAAAAAGTTGTTAACGTGATTTCAAATGGTCAAATTTCACCAGAAGTACGTCACTTGACACCAGCTGATATTATTGCAAATGTGAACTACTGGTTGACACTTAATGACAGTGTTGGTCGTGTTGATGATATCGACCACTTGGGTAATCGTCGTATTCGCTCTGTAGGTGAATTATTACAAAACCAAGTCCGTATTGGCTTGAGCCGTATGGAACGTGTCATTCGTGAGCGTATGAGTTCAGCCGATGATGAAAATATGACACCTCAGTCATTGATCAATATTCGTCCTGTAACCGCAGCAATCAAAGAATTCTTTGGTAGTTCACAGTTATCACAGTTCATGGACCAACATAATCCACTTTCTGAGTTATCTCACAAACGCCGTTTGTCAGCCCTCGGACCTGGTGGTTTGACACGTGACCGTGCAGGATATGAAGTACGTGACGTACATTATACGCATTATGGTCGCATGTGTCCGATTGAAACGCCTGAGGGTCCTAATATCGGGTTGATCAATAACTTGTCATCATTCGGTAAAATCAATGAATATGGCTTCATTATGTCACCATACCGTCGTATTGACCGTATTAATGGTGTTGTCACAAGCGATATTCACTATTTAACTGCTGATGAAGAAGATAACTACATCGTAGCGCAAGCTAATTCACCATTAACAGATGACAATCAATTCGCTGGCGAAACAGTTATGGCCAGAACACGCGGTAACAATATCGAAGTAGAATCTGATAAAGTCGACTTTATGGACGTGTCTCCTAAACAGGTAGTTGCCGTTGCGACAGCATGTATTCCTTTCTTGGAAAACGATGACTCCAACCGTGCCCTTATGGGAGCGAACATGCAACGTCAAGCTGTGCCATTGATTGATCCACATGCACCATATGTCGGTACAGGGATGGAACATCAAGCTGCTCATGATTCAGGTGCAGCGATTCTATCAAAACATGATGGAACAGTTGAGTTTGTAGATGGTGCGGAAATCCGTATTCGTCGCACAACAGGCGAACTTGACAAGTATACTGTCACAAAATATCGTCGGTCTAACTCAGGTACATCATACAATCAACGTCCGCTTGTTGCCGTAGGCGACAAAGTGGCTAAAGATGAAATCATCGGTAATGGTCCTTCTATGGAAGGTGGAGAAATGGCCCTTGGTCAAAATCCACTTGTTGCTTATATGACATGGGAAGGCTATAACTTTGAGGATGCGGTTATCATGAGTGAACGTCTTGTTAAAGATGATGTTTACACGTCGATCGCTATCGAAGAGTATGAATCTGAAACACGCGATACAAAGCTTGGGCCAGAAGAAATTACACGCGAAATTCCAAACGTTGGTGAAGAATCGATGCGTCATCTGGATGAATTCGGGATTATCCGAATTGGTGCAGAAGTCAAAGAAGGCGATATCCTTGTCGGTAAAGTAACCCCTAAAGGGGAAACAGATCCAACGCCTGAAGAACGTTTATTACGTGCTATCTTTGGTGAAAAAGCTCGCGAAGTTCGCGATACGTCACTTCGTGTACCACATGGTGCCGATGGTATTGTGCACGATGTGAAAATCTTCCGTCGTGAAAATGGCGATGAACTACAAACAGGTGTGAATATACTTGTCCGTGTCTTTATCGTTCAAAAACGTAAAATCCATGTCGGGGATAAAATGGCCGGTCGTCACGGTAATAAAGGGGTTGTATCCCGTATTTTACCAGTTGAAGATATGCCTTACTTACCAGACGGCACACCAGTTGATATCATGTTGAACCCACTTGGTGTACCATCACGGATGAATATCGGACAAGTAATGGAGCTCCATCTTGGTATGGCTGCTCGTACACTTGATCTGCATATCGCAACGCCAGTCTTTGATGGTGCAAGTGATGAAGATATCTGGAATACTGTTAAAGAAGCAGGCATGGCTGATGATGCCAAAACTGTTCTCTATGATGGTCGTACAGGTGAAGCCTTCGATAATCGTGTATCAGTCGGTGTCATGTACATGATCAAACTTCACCACATGGTAGATGATAAACTGCATGCTCGTTCAGTCGGACCATACTCACTTGTTACACAACAACCACTTGGTGGTAAAGCACAATTTGGTGGACAACGTTTTGGTGAGATGGAAGTTTGGGCATTAGAAGCTTATGGTGCTGCTAATATCCTTCAAGAAATCTTGACGTATAAGTCAGATGACGTTGTAGGCCGTACTAAGGCTTATGAAGCAATCGTTAAAGGTGAAAAAATCCCTGCGCCAGGTCTTCCTGAATCATTCCGAGTTTTAGTTAAAGAATTACAATCACTTGGACTAGATATGCAAGTATTGGATGCAGATGATAACGTCTTAGAACTTCGTGAATTAGATGATGATACAGATCCACATAATGCTGAAAAAGTTGAAGTGACAGTAGACATGCTAGAAGCAAAAGAAGCAGCTGTTGCACAAGCAATCGAAGCAGAACAGACAGCAATTGATATCGCTAAATAA
- a CDS encoding amino acid ABC transporter permease, whose protein sequence is MVSSGLEILFDGTNIARILAGMLRVAEISICSLLIGFLFGIIFGILRTSESIIIKLIFKIYLEIFRIMPLLVLLFLFYYILPEIFQTTISNMTVSIVVFILWISSEVSDIVRSTLISVSKAQIDAGRALGLSKIQQYRYIYLPQGLKPIIPASLNLITRVIKTTSILLIIGVPEMVKVGQQIIEHYTIKVPTASFWVYGFIFILYFILCWPISRLAKTLERQVAK, encoded by the coding sequence ATGGTATCTTCGGGTCTTGAGATTCTTTTTGATGGGACAAATATTGCTAGGATACTTGCTGGCATGTTACGAGTAGCTGAAATATCTATTTGTTCTCTGCTGATCGGGTTTCTTTTTGGCATTATATTCGGTATACTGCGAACATCAGAATCAATCATAATCAAGTTAATATTTAAAATTTATCTAGAAATCTTTAGGATTATGCCATTATTGGTGTTACTATTTCTTTTTTATTATATCTTACCAGAAATTTTTCAAACGACAATTAGTAATATGACTGTTTCTATCGTTGTATTTATTTTATGGATTTCATCAGAAGTGAGTGATATTGTTAGATCAACGCTAATTAGTGTGTCTAAGGCGCAGATAGATGCTGGACGAGCACTCGGTTTATCAAAGATACAACAATATCGTTACATCTACCTACCACAGGGATTAAAACCTATCATACCAGCAAGTCTGAATTTAATCACACGCGTCATCAAAACGACGTCTATTCTACTGATTATTGGTGTCCCTGAGATGGTCAAGGTGGGGCAACAAATTATTGAACATTATACGATTAAGGTGCCAACGGCTTCCTTCTGGGTCTACGGCTTCATTTTTATCTTATATTTTATCCTATGTTGGCCTATTTCAAGACTAGCAAAAACTTTGGAAAGGCAGGTAGCAAAATGA
- a CDS encoding superoxide dismutase: MVHTLPELPYAYDALEPFFDEATMKLHHDKHHATYVANLNAAIDKHPELAEKSALDLVKDLSSVPEDIRTAVQNNGGGHINHSFFWEILAANAGGNPTGAIGEAIVAKFGDFDAFKEAFKTAATGRFGSGWAWLVVDASGELKVTSTANQDNPITDGETPVLGLDVWEHAYYLKYHNVRPDYIAAFFDLVNWDKVNELYAAAK, translated from the coding sequence ATGGTACACACACTTCCAGAACTTCCCTACGCATACGATGCACTTGAGCCATTTTTCGATGAAGCAACAATGAAACTACACCATGACAAACATCATGCAACATACGTAGCGAATTTGAACGCAGCAATCGATAAACATCCAGAATTGGCTGAGAAATCAGCACTAGATTTGGTTAAAGACTTAAGTTCAGTTCCAGAAGATATTCGTACTGCTGTACAAAATAATGGTGGTGGACATATCAACCACAGTTTCTTCTGGGAAATCTTAGCAGCTAATGCTGGTGGCAACCCAACTGGTGCTATCGGTGAAGCAATCGTCGCTAAATTTGGTGATTTTGATGCCTTCAAAGAAGCATTTAAAACAGCAGCAACTGGTCGTTTTGGTAGCGGTTGGGCATGGTTAGTCGTTGACGCAAGTGGTGAACTTAAAGTCACGTCTACAGCCAATCAAGATAACCCAATTACTGATGGTGAAACACCAGTGCTTGGTCTTGATGTTTGGGAACATGCTTACTACCTTAAATATCATAACGTGCGTCCTGACTATATTGCGGCATTCTTTGACCTTGTCAACTGGGATAAAGTTAACGAACTCTACGCAGCTGCGAAATAA
- a CDS encoding amino acid ABC transporter ATP-binding protein, producing MSVLDAQHIDKKFGEVNVLKDVSLSIEKGEVLVLLGPSGSGKSTLLRTLNGLETIDSGQILFNGNALTLTEKSWQKVRPEIGMVFQSYDLFPNLTVLDNILLGPLKVQKRERDEVKEVANSLLKRIGLADKATSYPRELSGGQKQRVAIIRSLVMAPQVLLFDEVTASLDPEMVREVLMVIKDLASEGMTMLIVTHEMNFARQVADRIIFMDAGEIIIEAKAVSFFTSELHPRVTQFLSSLTY from the coding sequence ATGAGTGTGCTAGACGCGCAACATATCGACAAAAAGTTTGGAGAAGTTAACGTACTTAAAGATGTATCATTAAGTATTGAAAAGGGTGAGGTACTCGTGTTGTTGGGGCCGTCAGGAAGTGGTAAATCAACTTTGCTAAGAACATTAAATGGACTAGAGACGATTGATAGTGGGCAGATATTATTTAATGGTAATGCGCTAACACTTACTGAAAAATCCTGGCAAAAAGTACGTCCAGAAATTGGTATGGTCTTTCAATCTTATGATCTTTTTCCGAATCTTACAGTGCTAGACAATATTTTATTAGGCCCCTTGAAAGTCCAAAAAAGAGAAAGAGACGAGGTGAAAGAGGTTGCCAATAGCTTGTTAAAGCGCATAGGACTTGCAGATAAGGCAACAAGTTATCCAAGAGAACTATCCGGAGGGCAAAAACAACGAGTTGCGATTATCCGAAGTTTAGTTATGGCACCACAAGTTTTGCTATTTGATGAGGTAACTGCATCACTGGACCCTGAAATGGTTCGGGAGGTTTTAATGGTTATCAAAGATTTAGCTAGTGAAGGGATGACCATGCTAATTGTGACGCATGAAATGAATTTTGCTAGACAGGTCGCGGACCGGATTATTTTTATGGATGCAGGGGAAATTATCATTGAAGCAAAAGCAGTATCTTTTTTTACATCGGAATTACACCCACGTGTAACGCAATTTTTATCTAGTTTAACTTACTAG
- the rpoC gene encoding DNA-directed RNA polymerase subunit beta', producing MVDVNKFESMQIGIASPQKIRFWSFGEVKKPETINYRTQKPEREGLFDERIFGPSKDWECSCGKLKGVFYKNQVCELCGVQVTRAKVRRERMGHIELAAPTSHIWYFKGIPSRMGLALDMSARSLEEIIYFASYVVIDPKETALEKKQLLTEREYREQMLKNGFGSFVAKMGAEAIQDLLMAVNLPAEISALKEELQTATGQKRVKAIRRLDVLDAFNKSSNKLEWMVLNVLPVIPPDLRPMVQLDGGRFATSDLNDLYRRVINRNNRLKRLMELNAPNIIVQNEKRMLQEAVDALVDNGRRGRPITGPGNRPLKSLSHMLKGKQGRFRQNLLGKRVDYSGRSVIVVGPTLKMYQCGVPREMAIELFKPFVMSEVVKRDMAPNIRAAKRKVERQDPDVWDVLEDVIKEHPVLLNRAPTLHRLGIQAFEPVLIDGRAIRLHPLVCEAYNADFDGDQMAIHLPLSEEAQAEARILMLAAEHILNPKDGKPVVTPSQDMVLGNYYITMEEAGREGEGMVFANADEAEVAWRNGFVHLHTRVGIATKSLNKPWTDDQNDKIMATTVGKVLFNAIMPEEFPYLNEPTQDNLTAQTDDRFFMAPGENVKAFIENLDLVPPFKKKHLGNIIAEVFKRFRTTLTSEMLDRLKDLGYHHSTKAGLTVGIADIPVVEDKHLIIDAAHDKVAMITKQFRRGLITDDERYTAVTDVWRGAKEELEHRLIDAQDMSNPIVMMMDSGARGNISNFSQLAGMRGLMAAPNGKIMELPIISNFREGLSVLEMFFSTHGARKGMTDTALKTADSGYLTRRLVDVAQDVIIREDDCGSDRGLVISDIATGKEMVEPLSERLNGRYTRKSLVHPETGELIIGEDALITEAIAAQIIAADIKEVTIRSVFTCKTRHGVCKHCYGVNLATGDAVEVGEAVGTIAAQSIGEPGTQLTMRTFHTGGVASSEDITQGLPRIQEIFEARNPKGEAVITEVTGEVIEITEEAATRKKEVTVKGETDTRTYEVPFASRMHVEVGDFIHRGTPLTEGSIQPKHLLQVRDTLSVETYLLGEVQKVYRSQGVEIGDKHIEVMVRQMLRKVRVMDAGDTDLLPGTLMDIGDFEQANQQILFDGGVPATSRPVLMGITKASLETNSFLSAASFQETTRVLTDAAIRGKKDPLLGLKENVIIGKIIPAGTGMARYRNLEPLAKKTEAPVLETEAVVEEVTD from the coding sequence ATGGTAGATGTAAATAAATTTGAGAGTATGCAAATTGGGATTGCATCCCCTCAAAAAATCCGTTTTTGGTCTTTTGGTGAAGTCAAAAAACCTGAAACAATTAACTATCGGACACAAAAACCAGAACGTGAAGGCCTTTTTGATGAACGTATCTTTGGTCCATCTAAAGATTGGGAATGTAGCTGTGGGAAACTTAAAGGTGTTTTCTACAAAAACCAAGTCTGTGAACTCTGTGGTGTACAAGTTACACGTGCAAAAGTACGTCGCGAACGTATGGGGCATATTGAGTTAGCAGCGCCAACGTCACATATCTGGTACTTTAAAGGTATCCCATCACGTATGGGTCTAGCCTTGGATATGAGTGCACGTTCTCTTGAAGAAATTATCTATTTTGCAAGTTATGTGGTCATTGATCCAAAAGAGACAGCACTTGAGAAAAAACAATTATTGACTGAACGCGAGTATCGTGAACAAATGCTCAAGAACGGTTTTGGTTCATTTGTTGCTAAAATGGGTGCTGAAGCGATTCAAGACTTATTGATGGCTGTTAACTTACCTGCTGAAATTTCTGCACTTAAAGAAGAATTACAAACAGCAACTGGTCAAAAACGGGTTAAAGCGATTCGTCGTTTGGACGTTTTAGATGCCTTTAACAAATCAAGCAATAAACTAGAGTGGATGGTTCTTAACGTCTTACCAGTTATCCCACCGGACTTGCGTCCGATGGTACAACTTGATGGTGGTCGTTTTGCGACGTCAGACTTGAATGATTTATACCGTCGTGTTATCAACCGGAACAACCGTTTGAAACGCTTGATGGAATTAAATGCACCGAATATCATTGTTCAAAATGAAAAACGGATGTTACAAGAAGCCGTTGATGCCTTGGTTGATAACGGTCGTCGTGGTCGTCCAATCACTGGACCGGGTAACCGCCCACTTAAATCACTTAGCCATATGTTAAAAGGGAAACAAGGTCGTTTCCGTCAAAACTTACTTGGTAAACGTGTCGACTACTCTGGTCGTTCAGTTATCGTCGTAGGTCCGACATTGAAAATGTATCAATGTGGTGTCCCACGTGAAATGGCAATCGAATTGTTTAAACCATTCGTCATGAGCGAAGTGGTTAAACGTGATATGGCACCAAATATCCGTGCTGCAAAACGTAAAGTTGAGCGCCAGGATCCAGATGTTTGGGATGTATTGGAAGATGTGATTAAAGAGCATCCAGTATTGCTTAACCGCGCACCGACACTTCACCGTCTTGGTATCCAAGCCTTTGAACCAGTATTGATCGATGGTCGTGCGATTCGTCTTCACCCACTTGTATGTGAAGCCTACAATGCCGATTTCGATGGTGACCAAATGGCGATTCACTTACCACTTTCTGAAGAAGCCCAAGCAGAAGCACGTATTTTAATGCTTGCTGCTGAGCATATTCTAAACCCGAAAGACGGTAAGCCAGTCGTTACACCATCACAGGATATGGTCTTGGGTAACTACTACATCACCATGGAAGAAGCGGGTCGTGAAGGCGAAGGCATGGTATTTGCTAACGCTGATGAAGCCGAAGTAGCTTGGCGCAATGGGTTCGTTCACCTGCACACACGTGTTGGTATCGCAACCAAATCATTGAACAAGCCTTGGACTGATGACCAAAATGATAAAATCATGGCGACAACTGTTGGTAAAGTACTTTTCAACGCGATCATGCCTGAAGAATTCCCTTACTTGAATGAGCCAACACAAGATAATTTAACAGCGCAAACTGATGACCGTTTCTTTATGGCACCAGGTGAAAATGTTAAGGCCTTTATCGAAAATCTTGACTTGGTACCACCATTTAAGAAAAAACATTTAGGAAATATCATCGCAGAAGTCTTCAAACGTTTCCGTACGACATTGACTTCTGAAATGCTTGACCGTTTGAAAGACTTAGGGTACCATCACTCAACTAAAGCCGGTTTAACTGTAGGTATTGCAGATATCCCTGTTGTTGAAGACAAGCATTTGATTATTGATGCTGCCCATGATAAAGTTGCCATGATTACCAAGCAATTCCGTCGTGGTTTGATCACTGATGACGAACGGTATACAGCAGTTACAGATGTCTGGCGTGGTGCTAAAGAAGAACTTGAGCATCGATTAATTGATGCCCAGGATATGTCAAATCCGATCGTTATGATGATGGACTCTGGTGCCCGTGGTAATATCTCCAACTTCTCCCAACTTGCGGGGATGCGTGGATTGATGGCAGCGCCGAATGGTAAAATCATGGAGCTTCCAATTATCTCTAACTTCCGTGAAGGCCTATCCGTTTTGGAAATGTTCTTCTCTACCCATGGTGCCCGTAAAGGGATGACCGATACGGCCCTTAAAACAGCCGATTCTGGTTACTTGACACGTCGTTTGGTTGACGTTGCCCAGGATGTCATCATTCGTGAAGATGATTGTGGCTCTGACCGTGGACTTGTCATTAGCGATATCGCGACTGGTAAAGAAATGGTTGAACCATTGTCAGAACGTCTTAACGGTCGTTATACACGTAAATCACTCGTGCATCCTGAAACTGGTGAATTAATCATCGGTGAAGATGCGTTGATTACTGAAGCAATTGCTGCACAAATCATTGCAGCTGATATCAAAGAAGTAACAATCCGTTCAGTCTTTACATGTAAAACACGTCATGGTGTATGTAAACATTGTTATGGTGTTAACTTAGCAACAGGCGATGCTGTTGAAGTTGGTGAAGCAGTTGGTACAATTGCAGCCCAATCTATCGGTGAACCTGGTACACAGTTGACAATGCGTACCTTCCACACGGGTGGTGTAGCATCATCTGAAGATATCACACAAGGTCTCCCTCGTATCCAAGAAATCTTTGAAGCGCGTAACCCTAAAGGGGAAGCAGTGATTACTGAGGTAACCGGTGAAGTCATCGAAATTACTGAAGAAGCTGCGACACGTAAAAAAGAAGTGACGGTTAAAGGCGAAACAGATACAAGAACATACGAAGTGCCATTTGCATCACGTATGCATGTTGAAGTTGGTGACTTTATCCACCGTGGTACACCGTTAACTGAAGGCTCTATTCAACCTAAACACTTGCTTCAAGTTCGTGATACACTTTCAGTTGAAACGTATCTCCTTGGGGAAGTGCAAAAAGTTTATAGAAGTCAAGGGGTTGAAATCGGCGACAAACATATCGAAGTTATGGTGCGTCAAATGCTCCGTAAAGTTCGTGTGATGGATGCTGGTGATACAGATCTCTTGCCTGGTACTCTGATGGATATTGGTGATTTCGAACAGGCCAACCAACAAATTCTATTTGATGGTGGTGTACCTGCGACATCTCGTCCTGTCCTTATGGGGATTACTAAAGCATCTCTTGAAACAAATTCATTCTTATCTGCTGCATCATTCCAGGAAACAACTCGAGTGCTTACAGATGCTGCGATTCGTGGTAAGAAAGACCCATTACTTGGTCTCAAAGAAAATGTTATCATTGGTAAAATCATCCCAGCTGGTACTGGTATGGCACGCTATCGTAATCTTGAACCACTAGCAAAAAAAACTGAAGCGCCAGTTCTCGAAACAGAGGCTGTTGTTGAAGAAGTAACTGATTAA
- a CDS encoding amino acid ABC transporter permease, producing the protein MDSQMMIEALPQYLQAMVLTLKLASGGILLALLIGMMISLISFFSLPFLKQVASGYVAISRNTPLLIQLFFLYYGLPRIGIRLEKETVGLIGLAFLGGGYMSEAFRGGIDSVSTIQIENGQAIGLSKSQLARFIILPQALANSVPAIGATILFLLKETSIFSAIAIMDLTNVTRDLIGMYYLTREYLLMLVISYAIILIPLSLLISLIERKVRYGIFGS; encoded by the coding sequence ATGGATAGTCAAATGATGATAGAAGCTTTACCTCAGTATCTGCAGGCAATGGTATTAACACTAAAACTCGCAAGTGGTGGGATTCTACTGGCTTTATTGATTGGTATGATGATAAGCCTCATTAGTTTTTTTAGCTTGCCTTTTCTTAAGCAAGTCGCTAGTGGGTATGTTGCCATATCACGTAATACCCCGCTACTCATCCAACTATTTTTTTTATATTATGGCTTGCCTAGAATTGGCATTCGATTGGAAAAAGAAACTGTTGGTCTGATAGGTCTTGCATTTTTAGGTGGGGGATACATGAGTGAAGCGTTTAGAGGGGGGATAGATTCTGTATCAACCATTCAAATTGAAAATGGACAGGCTATTGGCTTATCAAAAAGCCAATTAGCAAGATTTATTATTTTACCACAAGCGCTTGCTAACAGTGTCCCTGCAATCGGTGCGACGATACTTTTTTTGTTAAAAGAGACCTCTATTTTTTCAGCTATTGCTATTATGGATTTGACCAATGTGACGAGAGATTTGATTGGCATGTATTACTTAACACGTGAATATCTCTTAATGCTAGTCATATCCTATGCGATTATTTTGATCCCCTTGTCCTTACTAATCAGTCTGATAGAAAGGAAGGTTCGCTATGGTATCTTCGGGTCTTGA